A window of Paenibacillus phoenicis genomic DNA:
AGGGAAATGCGCGCCCCCATCCAAGTTCGGATAAACATATCGCGGCCAAGGTCGTCCGTACCAAACCAGTGCGTGGCCGATGGCGCTTTGTTCGTATTTAAAAGGTCGTTTGAATAATAGTTGTAGCCGTAGATTTTACCGACGATAACCGGAGCGATAATCGCAGCCAACGTTACCAGCGCCAAGAAGATCAAAGCCGTCATCGCCAGCTTATTGCTGCGCAATCTTTGCCATGCATCTCGCCAAGCTGAGATACTTTCGCGTTGAATGACTTCGGCTTCTTTCTCGTCCGCGCCGATTTTGCGGAAATCGTCCGCCGTCAGGTCGACCGGAGTCGGCATCACTTTGATTGGATTCGTATCCATGCGCATTATCCCTCCTTCCCTTTCGAAAGCTTAATTCTCGGATCCACTAGCACGTAGAGGATGTCCGTGATAAACCGGGCCAACATCAGCAATACGCCGTAAAAAATCGTAATCCCCATAATCAGCGGATAATCGCGGACGCTGATCGCTTGCACGAACTGTTTTCCGATACCGCCAATCCCGAAGAGCTGCTCGATAACCACAGAACCGGTTACGATGTTTGCCGTCATCGGTCCCATATAGGTGATTACCGGCATAATCCCGTTACGGATCACGTGACGGAACAGAATTGCCATCCAGCCCAGGCCTTTCGCCTTAGCCGTTTTGATGTAATCTGCATGCAATACTTCCAGCATGCTTGAACGGGTCAAACGGGCGATAAACGCGATCGGCTGCGCCGTGAGGGCCGCTACCGGCAACACATAATACATCGGACCTTTAAAGCCCATCGTCGGCAGCCAGTGCAGCTTCGAAGCAAATACGTACTGCAGCAAAGAAGCCACGACGAAGCTAGGTACCGCGATGCCCAGCACCGCTAACACCATCGCCACATTGTCGATCAATTTGCGATGATACAGCGCTGCCAACATACCAAGCAGTACCCCAAGGACTAACGCGACGATAATCGCAACAATCCCCAGCTTCAAAGACGCCGAAAACGTTTGACTAATGATGTGAGATACATCCTGGTTGATCTGCTTCATGGAAATTCCCAAATCGCCCTGAGCAATTTCACCCAAATATTTCAGATATTGCTGGTAAACGGGCTTATCGAGTCCTAACTGTTCTATAAGACGCTCCTTAATTGCCGGAGGCACCTGTTTCTCGGAAGTAAGCGGATTCCCCGGAATCGCCTTCATCAGGAAAAAGGTAGCTGAGATCAAAATAAACAGTGAAATTAACATGTAAAAAAACTTACTGGCAATATAGCGTACCATGCCCGTTCACACCTCCTTCTTTTAAATTTCGACATATATCGATTTTAGGTGAAAAGAAACACTTTGTCTATTCCATATATTTGTATAAGGACGCAATGCTTGGAAGAAGAGGGCACACAAAAAAAACGGGATATATATGGAACACCCACATATATATCCCGAGATTTCTATGCGATTAACAATGACTTATTTACGATCATCCGTAATATAAGCGCGGCTGTAATCGATCGCACCGCTGTAGTCGAGAACTACACCTTTCAACCACGGTTTCGTAGCCGAAACGTTCGTGTAGTAGTAGATCGGCATCAAGACTTGGTTGTCCTTGATCAGGATTTCTTCGGCTTTTGCGAAGTTCGCGTCACGAAGTGCCATATCTTCGCTATTTTTCGCTTCTTTGATCAGCTTGTCGTATTCTTCGTTCGAGAAGCCGGTGTCGTTGTTACCGCCACCTGTTACCCACATATCCATGAATGTCATCGGATCGTTGTAGTCTGCACTCCAACCAGCACGAGCTACTTGGTAGTTCAGGTTTTGACGGTTTTCGATGAATACGGCCCATTCTTGGTTTTCCGTTTTCACGTCAACGCCCAGGTTTTTCTTCCACATATCCGCAACTGCCAAAGCGATTTTCTTGTGCCCTTCACTGGAGTTGTAAGTCAATGTGATCTCAGGCAATTTCGTATAGCCTTCTTCTTTCATACCTTGTTCCAGAAGCTTCTTCGCTTCTTCCACGTTTTCTGTGAAGTAGTCGTCTTTGTGTTCATTACGATATTCGTCATTCAGACCTTTGATACCCGGAGGTACGAAGCCGAATGCCGGAACTTGACCACCCAGCGTTACGTTGTCAACGATCGCTTGACGATCGATAGCCATCGCAAACGCTTTGCGGATATTCACGTTATCAAACGGTTTAGCCGTTACGTTAAATTCATAGTAGTACGTACTTGCAATCCCTTTGATCTCCAATTCGTCTTTCAATTGATCTTTCAGGATCGGAATTTGGTCGGTTGGGATTTCGCCGTTAGGCGCACCTGCGCGATCCAATTCGTTGTTTTGGTAAGAAGCCAACTCAGTTGCGCCGCTGTTAACCAGAGACATGGTGATTTTGTTCAGCTTGATGTTAGCTTTATCCCAATAGTTTTCGTTCTTCGTTACTTCGATCGATTGGCCTTTCACCCAGTTGGTCAGCGTGAACGCGCCGTTAACGATCATTTTGCTTTGGTCAACCGCCCATTTCGGATCATCCTTAACGGATTGGTGAACCGGATAGAACGTATAGAAGGAAGTCAGACCAAGGAAGTAAGGAGTTGGAGCAACCAGTTCCACTTCCAGCGTATAGTCGTCAACTGCTTTTACGCCGACTTGGCTGAAATCCGTGATGGTTCCTTCGTTATATTCTTGAGCATTTTTCAGGTAGTACAATTGATAAGCATAAGGTGCAGCCGGATCTGTGTTCGGGCTCAGGACACGTTCCCAAGCGAATACGAAATCGTTCGCCGTAACAGGGTCGCCATTGCTCCATTTAGCGTCTTTACGCAGGTGGAACGTATATTTCGTCCCGTCGATGTCCCAGCTTTCAGCTGCAGCGGGGATAACTTGACCAGATTCGTCCTGGCGTGTAAGACCTTCGTACATCAACTTCAGAACGGTGTTAGCTTGGCTGTCTTGAGCTTGAGCCGGGTCGAAAGTTGGTGGCTCGGCGCTCAGGTTAATTCTCAGCGTTTGATCTGCGGCCAACTTCTCTCCGCCGCTGTTGCCACTGTCGGAAGCTGTATTGCCTCCATTCGCTGCGCCATTATTAGCAGCGCCATTGTTTCCGTTGTTCGAACCGCATGCGGCTAGCAATGTGCCGACTGCAAGAACGAGCGTCAGAAGAAGCAAAAGACTCTTACTCTTCTTCATCTAGCAATATCCCCCTTAAAATGGTTTGGTATATGTTTTTAGATTATACAACCAGCGGTCAAAAAAATCCAACATAAAATTCAAGATTTTTCGCGTTAATTGCTAAAATTCGCGCTAGACTTTAACAAAATAGTCCAATATACAATATTGACATTTGATTTTCTTAACAATTAACCAAGAATGTCATCCCTTTATTCGGTATTGGGAAGGCAACCCTAGTTTGACCTAAGCGGCGGTGATATATGTAATAAAGCTGATTAAAAACAATAAAACGTATGCTAATCCGGTTGCCGCAAACGCCAAACGCCACACCACACGCAGCAGCTTGCGGGCGTCGACCCTTCCCTTCAGGCGAGTCTGCGCCCCGCCAATCAATCCGCTAACAACCAATAGAATTAATACGATCAGATAGAAGCCAAAGGTCGAATGGAACACATTATTAAACAACGCAGAGACCGACAAGATCAGAAACAGCGTCGTTACGTCCATGGCCAGCTTCAGCGCTCTTTTCTTATCCCGCTTGACATAATAATGAATGAAATAAACGAGCCCAAATGGAATGACCGGTATCATAGCCAACACGATCAAGGAAGAGACCAACGCTTCCAAAGCCTCACCTCCGCATCAATTTTGGTTATAGAAAAAATCAATTCATAAAAGTAAGTAACTATATTTTTATATCCATGTCAGATTATAATGCTCGGACCAACCGCCAAACCATCTCGTGTCCGGGAACCGCGATTCCTTTGCTGCGCGCCATCTCGACCAATTTCCCATTAATATGATCAATCTCCGTTGGCATGCCCTGCTGCACGTCCTTTAGCATGGAAGAGATATTCGTTGAGGTCGACCGGCAAACCGCAGCGATTTGATCAAACATGTCGGCATTGTAAGGGATTCCGTAAGCCTCATAAACGCGTAATCCTTCATCGCAAAGTTGCCGGAGCAGGCGAATTCGTTCGTCGTTCTCCAGCAGTTGGCCGTTATTCAGCCGCCACAAAGCCGTTAAGGGGTTGATCGCCGCATTGATTAGCAGCTTCCTGTAGATTTCTCTCCCGATGTCTTTCGACAAAAGGGCTGTAAATCCTGCCTTCTCCAGCATTTTCACGAAACTTTCTGCTGGAGACTCCAGATCGGCCATACCGCCGTTCGCGCCAATTTGCGTTATCCCCTGACCTGCACGGTTCACGCTGGATTCGTTCAGCCGTTTTGCGCCTTCCGTCGTAATTGCCGCATAAAGCGGAACCCCTGGCAGCGCATTGCCGATCAGCTCTAGGTGCCCTATGCCATTTTGAAAGCATACGACCTTCGTCTTCGGACCCACAATTCGACTGAGAAAAGTCAGCAGATTAGCATCGATATGGCGTTGTTTCGTGGTTAACAACAGCCATTCGGCCGTATCGCTCGCTCTGTCCCTACTGCCTTCTCCCACGGGATAAGCTTCGAGCCGCTGGCCATCCACAACGGTTGCGGTCCCGTCGGCTTCGGCAAGCCGAATCCCTTCTTTCTTTAGCTTTGCGGCCTGCTCAGGGGTTCTTGTCCAAAAACGCACCGGCACGCCGAACGCCGCCAGCTTACCGCCAAACAACAGCCCCAATGCACCGGCGCCGATGATGTCAACCTTCATGAAGCTTCACGACCTTTCCTTTCTTCTAATCCCTTTATACCAAACTCCCCCCTAACAACACAAAAATCCCGCCATTTTGGCGAGATTTTGCGATAGGTTTCTGTTATTCGATCCGTTCTAAATTTCCGTTCGCGTCCATCTTGAATCTGGATTTGTTTTCCTCGTCTTCTTCGTTTAAAAAAGCTAACCGTCTAGCCCGGTCCATGATCTGAATCAACGCCTTATAATCGTCGTTCACGACCCGGTAATCGGTCTGTACCTCATTGACCTGTGCCGACAACTTCTCGTTTTCCTCGCGAAGCTTAGCAATCTCCTCTTCTTTCTCTCTAAGCTCCTTCTCCAACGCTTTCATTTGACGATTGGTTTCCTGAATCGTGTTTTTCCACCCGCGCAAAAAGCGGATCACCGCATCGATGGAAATCGTCTCCTCCGACACCCCATCTCCGCGATAACCGTTGTCGTCCACATCGACGGAAGTAAGCGAGGCCATGCCGGAACCGGCCGTTAGCGAGTTTTGCTTTTTCATATAATTACGCTTCTGTCTTTGTGCTTTCGCGATGCTGATGGCCGCTTCGTACTTCTTGCGAACGCAGCTGTTCCATCGGAAACCGCAGGCCGCCGCCGTTCTGCCTATCCGTTCTCCGACCTCTTCGAAAGCGTTTAATTGGGTGCTGCCCTCCCGTATATGCCGAAGGGTAACCTCGGCCAGAATCAAATCATCTTCTGGGCTCCATGCATCTTGTCTCACAGCTGTCATGCTATAAAAACCTCCTAACGACATCCTAATCTAACCGTCATCCAACCGGCGGTCTCCGGCAGGCGTAAGGGTAAAATGCTTCTTACTCCATTTCTATGCCTCTCATAGAGTTCATAGAATCTATTTGATACTAAAATGTATTTCCAAAATCCAGCTCCTCCATACATGACGTTTCACGAAATGAATAACAAGAGCAGGCGCCGCCAACACTACTGTTAGGTTTGTCACAACAACACCTGCGTAATTTGGCTAAATCATGACTTTTCGTTTACACTTTTCAGCCTAACGGGTATAATGGGGAAAGGAATGGAAGCTCGTTGATACATAAGAAAGGGGGATTACCTCGTGGCACGCATGTTCCGCGTCCTTGGCTTCTTCACATTGGCTATTGGGCTTATGGCCTTTGCGGGCGATCTGACGGAAATGGCTTTGCTGTTCTTCTTGCAAACCGCCTTTTTCGTCCTTTTCGGCTATCTGAAGCTTACCGAGAGAACCTATATCCTGCTGTTCTGGGGATATATGATCGTCGCATTTACCGGTTTCAGCTACTGGACGGTCTTCAAAATGGGTTTACCCCTCTAATCCCAAATCTCATAAATGTTCCAAAAAGGCGTTTCGGCTATGTGCTGGAACGCCTTTTTTCGTGAGTTCTGCTATTTCCGGGCCTGTTATCATATATATAGGACAACTACAGATGGGAGAGGATCGTTGTTGAAGATACGCATCATATCGCTCTGTCTATTGCTGTTGCTGGCGGCTCTTCAGTTTGCCCGTTTGTCGGCCGCCGCTGCTCCGCTGACTGCCGAAGAACAACAGATCCTGGAACAAAGCTTGTCCATTCAGGAAATCGACCGGGAAATCGAGCGGATCGAATCCCGCCAGCAAGAGACGGAAATGGACCTTCGCGAGCTGCAAGAGCAATTAACCGAAAAAAACGAACAAATCCGTATCAGCCGCGAACAAGCTGGCTTAAGACTACGCGCGTATTATATGGGGGAACGGGAAAATCTGCTGTACGCATTGCTAAGCGTGAACAGCCTCAAAGATTTTTTTACCGTATTGGATTATTATCAACTCATTATGGATCGGGATCGTACCATATTAAACCAATACAAGTCGGAATATGCTGAACTGACGAAGACCAAGCAGAAGCTGGAAGCCACGTCCACCGAACTCGACCGCATGAAAGAGGAGCTGCAGCTCCAGCGCACCCGGGTTGCCGCGCTTCGGCAAAGCGTCGACGAATCCCTTGGCCTCAGTGCCGATCCCGAGAAGCTCAAGGCGTTAATTCAAGAGTTGACCGCCTATTGGGAGAGCGTTGGGCTGTATGAGCTCCGCAGATATTTTCAGGCACTCAGCTCCGCCATGTCGCAATTCTCCGACTTTTTGAAGCAGAACGAGAGCAGTTTGATCGCTGAAAAAGGGGGATACCGTTTGGAAATCCACGAGGATGATCTGAATGCGTTCCTCTATGGCAAGAGCGAGTTGCTCAAGGATATGAGCTTTCAATTCAAAACGGACAAGATCATCGCGCGCGGCAGCCGGGAAGGCTTGGAGCTCGAAGTCGAGGGTCATTATACGGTGGAGCAGGAGCCGGAGAACGCGATTGTTTTCCATGTGGACCGCCTGCTGTTTAATGGGTTGGCCCTCCCGGATACGACGCGGGCCGAGCTGGAGCGGGATTTCGACCTTGGCTTTTATCCGAAAAAAATTGTCCCCTTCGTGGAAGCCACTGAGGCGGTGATCTCCGAGGGGACGTTAACGGTGAAATTGAAGTTGGCGTTGTAAGCGCTGGTGATGCTTTACCGACTAAGCTCAGCCAACCGTCCGCGATATTGCTTGCCAGTGATCGCTCCGCTTAAATAATCGGAGGTGAGCGGCGCGAAGCGCTCGAGCTGTTCCGGCAGCGACGGACTCGCCGGCAGCACAATTCCGGATCCGGCAGCCAGCGTGGCGGGGATCCAAGTGGGGAGCTGATTTCGGACGGCTTCGTAATAAACGGTTTTGAGAACAGGAAGATGCCCGGTTGTTTCATACCAACGCGCTTGATTATAAAGGGAGGTCATTTCTGAAATCCACAATCCGGCCGCATCGGGATGATCCGTTTGCGAAGAAACGGCATAACTTCGGCCTAGGATCCAGGTTGACGCTAGATTCGGCTGGAACTCCGGCATCCAGATTTTCGAGCGGGGATGACGATGCTTCTCGGCTTCCGTCGCCGTGGTGATCATCATCGCCAGTTCGCCGTCACTCAGCTTGCTCCACGAATCCGATCGGGCCAAGCCCGAATCCAAGAGCGCGGGGCGCAACGATTCCAGCTGTTGCAGGGCGTACGTCATATTGCCCTCCACTGTATAGAATTGCCCGGAACCGGCCGGCTTCCAGCCTCCGCCGACTTGCCACAGCAAAGTCGCTGCCGCATAGGGATCACGGTAATCCAATCCTAACAGGTAGGGCTGGGAATGTTGTTTTTTGAAGGTGGAGACTAAGACGTTCCAATCGTCCGCTGTAGCCGGCGGGCGTTCCAGTCCAAGCTGCTTCAGTTTGTCCTCATGATAAACCAGCACATAGGGATCCACATCCAGCGGAACTCCCCAGACGTAACCGTTCCACTCGTTTGGAATTAAGGAAGCGCTTAACACTTCGCCTGACAAGGAACCAGAGAAATAGCCCTCCGTGGGCAGCAGATAACCGTCCGCTGCAAAACGGCGAATCCAGACATTGTCCAAGAGCAGGACGTCCGGCGATTCCCCGAGCTTCATCAGCTGGCGCTGGTACGCAGCATAACTCTCCTCTAACGGCACATTCACCAGATCAACCTCCACCGGATGGCTCACCGTAAACTGCCGGTTCATCTCCTCCAGGCGACGGAAGTCAGTCTCATTCATCTGCACGGCCACGTGAATGTGGCCGGTCTCCTCCTTGGTTTGCGCTTCAGGCGGTGTAACCGGCTGAGCCTCCCCGCCGTCTTCTTGGCGAACTAGCGTCATTTCTTCGCTAGGCGACAGATTAATTAAAGCGAGCAGGAGGATTGCAAAAAGCACCCAATGATTTTTTCGCTTCACGCCTGTCCTTCCTCTCCACAATTTAGGAGCGCACGTCACGTCAATAACCTTCTGATACTCCGTATTGTAGCAAATCGCCGGATGAATTGTCCCGTAAAAAAATGTATATGTGTATGGCGGTGGGGTGCTTGGACTTTAACTCTCCTGTAATGTATGCGATTCCTGCAAAAATGCAGTTTTTTGAGGTGAAATCGCCGCTTTGTGCAAAATGCCTGCAAAGGTGCAGGCTTTGCGCCGAATTGCCCCATTTGTCCGAAATCGTGAAAAATAACTGTACTTTTGCAGGCTTTGGCCGAGAAATCGGGATTTAGCCGAAAAAAACTGCACTTTTGCAGGTTTCCCCCTTCGAGCAAAAGCGTGCAAACGAGCAAAAAAGCCCGGCGAATTAAGATAAACCGATTCGCCGGGCTTTTACTATTATTTTCCTCGCGACGGACGAGCGGTATGCTCTCGGTCAGCAACTTCCTGTTCCAGGAAGGCAAGTAACGAGCCGGAGGAAGTTTACGTCCGCATTTGGGAGCCGGTTCTCCTCCTTCTACCTCATCAGGGACAACTGGCGGACAAGAGCGGGCCGTGGTCGTTACTTGCTTCCGTTGACCTGGCTATCACTGTATCCGCCACAGTTGGCCAAGGCCAAGTCCAGTCCGAGCTCGCCCTTCTACAACAAATCCGCCGCCAGCTGAGCCAGCTTGGAGCGTTCGCCCTTCTCCAGGGTGATATGCCCGCTGATGCCCTGGTCGCGGAAGCGTTCGACCAAAATGGTTAATCCGTTGCTGGAAGCGTCCAGATACGGATGGTCGATCTGCTCCGGATCGCCAACCAGCACGATCTTGCTGCCTTCCCCGACGCGCGACACGATCGTCTTCACCTCATGGCGCGACAGGTTTTGCGCCTCGTCCACGATGATGAACTGCCCGGGGATCGAGCGGCCGCGAATGTACGTAAGGGCCTCCACCTGAATGCTGCCAAGCCCCATCAAGATTTTCTCGATGTCGCCGGATTTCTTCGTATCAAACAGGTACTCCAGGTTATCATAGATCGGCTGCATCCAAGGCCGCAGCTTTTCTTCTTTTTCCCCGGGCAGGTATCCGATATCCTTCCCCATCGGGACAACGGGCCGGGCAATCAGCAGCTTTTTGTATTTGTGCTCATCCTCGACCTTCAGCAGACCGGCGGCTAACGCAAGCAACGTCTTACCGGTGCCGGCTTTACCGGTGATCGTAACGAGCGGAATATCATCGTTAAGCAAGAGCTCCAATGCCATGCGCTGCTGGGCGTTTCGAGCGCTAATCCCCCAGACCGGCTCATTACTAAGATACAGCGGCTCCAAGCGGGTGGCATCTTCGTTCACTTTCAGCAAAGCGGATTTGCCAGTCCCCATCTCATCTTTTAATATCACAAACTCATGCGGGTAAAGGGAATAATTAGCCCCAAGCGGTTTAATTGGCAAAAAGCGATACGTATAAAATTCATCAATCACCGACGGATGAACCTTGATGGTTGAATAACCTCCATATAGGTCGCTGGGGCCTACGGTCCGGTCCGACAAATAATCTTCGGCATGGAGTCCCAGAACGTCGGCTTTGATTCGGACCAGCACATCCTTGCTGACCAGAATGACCGGCCGCGGCGTTTCCATCTCCGCCTGCTCCAGGTGATAGTTCAGGGCTACCGCGAGAATCCGGTTGTCGTTGGTGACTTCCCCGAACTTTTCCTGAACCTTGACGAAGCTGCGGTGATTTAACTCGACCTTAATTCGCCCGCCGCCCTCCAGCGGTACGCCATCATGCAAATGGCCCGTTGACCGCAAGCCA
This region includes:
- a CDS encoding ABC transporter permease codes for the protein MVRYIASKFFYMLISLFILISATFFLMKAIPGNPLTSEKQVPPAIKERLIEQLGLDKPVYQQYLKYLGEIAQGDLGISMKQINQDVSHIISQTFSASLKLGIVAIIVALVLGVLLGMLAALYHRKLIDNVAMVLAVLGIAVPSFVVASLLQYVFASKLHWLPTMGFKGPMYYVLPVAALTAQPIAFIARLTRSSMLEVLHADYIKTAKAKGLGWMAILFRHVIRNGIMPVITYMGPMTANIVTGSVVIEQLFGIGGIGKQFVQAISVRDYPLIMGITIFYGVLLMLARFITDILYVLVDPRIKLSKGKEG
- a CDS encoding peptide ABC transporter substrate-binding protein: MKKSKSLLLLLTLVLAVGTLLAACGSNNGNNGAANNGAANGGNTASDSGNSGGEKLAADQTLRINLSAEPPTFDPAQAQDSQANTVLKLMYEGLTRQDESGQVIPAAAESWDIDGTKYTFHLRKDAKWSNGDPVTANDFVFAWERVLSPNTDPAAPYAYQLYYLKNAQEYNEGTITDFSQVGVKAVDDYTLEVELVAPTPYFLGLTSFYTFYPVHQSVKDDPKWAVDQSKMIVNGAFTLTNWVKGQSIEVTKNENYWDKANIKLNKITMSLVNSGATELASYQNNELDRAGAPNGEIPTDQIPILKDQLKDELEIKGIASTYYYEFNVTAKPFDNVNIRKAFAMAIDRQAIVDNVTLGGQVPAFGFVPPGIKGLNDEYRNEHKDDYFTENVEEAKKLLEQGMKEEGYTKLPEITLTYNSSEGHKKIALAVADMWKKNLGVDVKTENQEWAVFIENRQNLNYQVARAGWSADYNDPMTFMDMWVTGGGNNDTGFSNEEYDKLIKEAKNSEDMALRDANFAKAEEILIKDNQVLMPIYYYTNVSATKPWLKGVVLDYSGAIDYSRAYITDDRK
- a CDS encoding DUF3397 domain-containing protein yields the protein MEALVSSLIVLAMIPVIPFGLVYFIHYYVKRDKKRALKLAMDVTTLFLILSVSALFNNVFHSTFGFYLIVLILLVVSGLIGGAQTRLKGRVDARKLLRVVWRLAFAATGLAYVLLFLISFITYITAA
- a CDS encoding ketopantoate reductase family protein, translated to MKVDIIGAGALGLLFGGKLAAFGVPVRFWTRTPEQAAKLKKEGIRLAEADGTATVVDGQRLEAYPVGEGSRDRASDTAEWLLLTTKQRHIDANLLTFLSRIVGPKTKVVCFQNGIGHLELIGNALPGVPLYAAITTEGAKRLNESSVNRAGQGITQIGANGGMADLESPAESFVKMLEKAGFTALLSKDIGREIYRKLLINAAINPLTALWRLNNGQLLENDERIRLLRQLCDEGLRVYEAYGIPYNADMFDQIAAVCRSTSTNISSMLKDVQQGMPTEIDHINGKLVEMARSKGIAVPGHEMVWRLVRAL
- a CDS encoding RsfA family transcriptional regulator, whose translation is MTAVRQDAWSPEDDLILAEVTLRHIREGSTQLNAFEEVGERIGRTAAACGFRWNSCVRKKYEAAISIAKAQRQKRNYMKKQNSLTAGSGMASLTSVDVDDNGYRGDGVSEETISIDAVIRFLRGWKNTIQETNRQMKALEKELREKEEEIAKLREENEKLSAQVNEVQTDYRVVNDDYKALIQIMDRARRLAFLNEEDEENKSRFKMDANGNLERIE
- a CDS encoding DUF2626 domain-containing protein produces the protein MARMFRVLGFFTLAIGLMAFAGDLTEMALLFFLQTAFFVLFGYLKLTERTYILLFWGYMIVAFTGFSYWTVFKMGLPL
- a CDS encoding coiled-coil domain-containing protein; translated protein: MKIRIISLCLLLLLAALQFARLSAAAAPLTAEEQQILEQSLSIQEIDREIERIESRQQETEMDLRELQEQLTEKNEQIRISREQAGLRLRAYYMGERENLLYALLSVNSLKDFFTVLDYYQLIMDRDRTILNQYKSEYAELTKTKQKLEATSTELDRMKEELQLQRTRVAALRQSVDESLGLSADPEKLKALIQELTAYWESVGLYELRRYFQALSSAMSQFSDFLKQNESSLIAEKGGYRLEIHEDDLNAFLYGKSELLKDMSFQFKTDKIIARGSREGLELEVEGHYTVEQEPENAIVFHVDRLLFNGLALPDTTRAELERDFDLGFYPKKIVPFVEATEAVISEGTLTVKLKLAL
- a CDS encoding sugar ABC transporter substrate-binding protein, whose amino-acid sequence is MKRKNHWVLFAILLLALINLSPSEEMTLVRQEDGGEAQPVTPPEAQTKEETGHIHVAVQMNETDFRRLEEMNRQFTVSHPVEVDLVNVPLEESYAAYQRQLMKLGESPDVLLLDNVWIRRFAADGYLLPTEGYFSGSLSGEVLSASLIPNEWNGYVWGVPLDVDPYVLVYHEDKLKQLGLERPPATADDWNVLVSTFKKQHSQPYLLGLDYRDPYAAATLLWQVGGGWKPAGSGQFYTVEGNMTYALQQLESLRPALLDSGLARSDSWSKLSDGELAMMITTATEAEKHRHPRSKIWMPEFQPNLASTWILGRSYAVSSQTDHPDAAGLWISEMTSLYNQARWYETTGHLPVLKTVYYEAVRNQLPTWIPATLAAGSGIVLPASPSLPEQLERFAPLTSDYLSGAITGKQYRGRLAELSR
- a CDS encoding PhoH family protein, with the translated sequence MKKIFVLDTNVLLHDPGAVFAFDEHDVVIPAVVLEEIDSKKRNADEIGRNARGVSRLLDGLRSTGHLHDGVPLEGGGRIKVELNHRSFVKVQEKFGEVTNDNRILAVALNYHLEQAEMETPRPVILVSKDVLVRIKADVLGLHAEDYLSDRTVGPSDLYGGYSTIKVHPSVIDEFYTYRFLPIKPLGANYSLYPHEFVILKDEMGTGKSALLKVNEDATRLEPLYLSNEPVWGISARNAQQRMALELLLNDDIPLVTITGKAGTGKTLLALAAGLLKVEDEHKYKKLLIARPVVPMGKDIGYLPGEKEEKLRPWMQPIYDNLEYLFDTKKSGDIEKILMGLGSIQVEALTYIRGRSIPGQFIIVDEAQNLSRHEVKTIVSRVGEGSKIVLVGDPEQIDHPYLDASSNGLTILVERFRDQGISGHITLEKGERSKLAQLAADLL